The following proteins are encoded in a genomic region of Syngnathus acus chromosome 22, fSynAcu1.2, whole genome shotgun sequence:
- the zgc:163014 gene encoding acyl-CoA-binding domain-containing protein 4 isoform X4, whose translation MVAAQKGRRGVYGKIVLTVCTKFQDQGNTLSSSTPLPRKKCLFPEQLGTTNLSCTSLQSVAEDMVTPNSSQLADSVCDIQVNKVDTGTLDTGCKPSLWPTDKTPRRTVISKRGRLTWSSDSSVEGTDRASTAKKMRLTRMNSQEEITEQIKTKDREVLVCPSRRWSHTMCLSDPDTAILIGGETSDQNSCKDSLWKLELDNDFWYQMSSSTSGPAPPCARGHSATYDPESKAIYVYGGLREGQRYSELYILNTLTWKWKLVTAQGNVPTLAYHSAAFYKKELFIFGGVHPSQSSGEKSCSNALYIFNPEFQLWYKPIVDGDKPLPRFGHSITLLSHKLIIFGGRKTATYLNDLHILDLSLMEYTAVKCGNIPPLPRGFHAALPISDNRILVSGGCSAIGALRDVHIFNIDTNLWSSVQMSELSFKPRAGHSMVHLKSSDSPTQRKDESAKVHCTILVFGGSDCAGAFYNDTVKCTVKIS comes from the exons ATGGTGGCAGCACAAAAGGGCAGGAGGGGAGTTTATGGCAAGATAGTTCTCACCGTGTGTACAAAG TTCCAGGACCAAGGCAACACCTTAAGCAGCAGTACTCCTCTGCCACGGAAAAAATGTCTGTTCCCAGAACAGCTCGGCACCACAAATCTCTCATGCACTTCACTCCAAAGTGTTGCAGAGGACATG gtaaCCCCCAACTCTTCGCAGTTGGCCGACAGTGTTTGCGATATCCAGGTTAATAAAGTTGATACCGGCACTTTGGACACGGGATGTAAACCTTCACTTTGGCCTACG GACAAGACCCCCAGACGGACCGTCATCAGCAAGCGAGGCCGTTTAACATGGAGCTCCGACAGTTCTGTCGAGGGCACCGACCGAGCTTCGACTGCCAAGAAAATGAGGCTGACCAGGATGAACAGCCAAGAAGAGATAACTGAGCAGATAAAGACAAAAGACAGAGAAG TTTTAGTGTGTCCATCACGGCGCTGGAGCCATACGatgtgcctcagtgaccctgaCACTGCCATTCTTATTGGTGGAGAAACTTCAGATCAGAATTCCTGCAAGGACTCCCTGTGGAAGCTGGAGTTAG ACAATGATTTCTGGTACCAAATGAGCTCCTCCACATCCGGACCTGCTCCACCTTGTGCCAGGGGACACTCGGCGACTTATGACCCCGAATCTAAGGCCATCTATGTTTACGGTGGCTTGAGGGAAGGCCAACGCTACAGCGAACTGTACATCCTTAATACTCTGACCTGGAAGTGGAAGCTTGTCACG gCTCAAGGAAATGTTCCCACCTTGGCGTATCATTCCGCTGCTTTTTATAAGAaggagctttttatttttggcggGGTTCATCCGAGCCAGTCTTCCGGGGAAAAGTCATGCAGTAATGCTCTGTACATCTTCAACCCAGAGTTTCAACTGTGGTATAAGCCCATAGTGGATGGAGACAAACCTCTGCCTCGCTTTGG cCACTCAATTACGCTTCTATCTCACAAGTTGATCATATTTGGTGGTCGCAAAACTGCCACATATCTAAATGACCTCCACATCCTCGACCTGA GTTTGATGGAGTACACAGCTGTGAAGTGCGGGAACATACCACCGCTGCCTCGAGG GTTTCATGCTGCCCTCCCAATTTCAGACAACAGGATTTTAGTGAGTGGGGGCTGCAGTGCAATCGGAGCCTTGCGAGATGTGCATATCTTCAATATTg ACACCAACCTGTGGAGTTCAGTGCAAATGTCCGAGTTGAGTTTCAAGCCTCGCGCCGGACACAGCATGGTACATTTAAAATCGTCAGACTCTCCGACGCAGAGGAAAGATGAATCTGCCAAAGTCCACTGCACAATACTGGTATTTGGTGGCTCAGACTGCGCTGGTGCTTTCTACAATGACACGGTTAAGTGCACAGTTAAGATTTCCTAA
- the gstz1 gene encoding maleylacetoacetate isomerase isoform X1: protein MRLSCLLLAKPVLHGYFRSSCSWRVRIAFALKGIEYDQVPVNLIKDGGQQLTEDYKTLNPMQQVPAVEIDGVALSQSLAVIQYIDETRPEPRLLPSDPIKRAHVRMISDLIASGIQPLQNLHVIQKIGAEKVQWAQYFINRGFEALEPLLKQTAGKYCVGDEISMADVCLVPQVYNAERFKVDLSLYPTIQRLNETLMKIEAFQVSHPSCQPDTPVELRA from the exons ATGCGATTGTCCTGTCTTCTCCTGGCAAAG CCTGTCCTCCATGGATATTTCAGAAGTTCTTGCTCATGGCGGGTGCGCATTG CTTTCGCCCTAAAAGGTATAGAATATGACCAAGTGCCAGTCAACCTGATCAAAGATGGAGGTCAGCAG CTCACAGAGGACTACAAGACTTTAAACCCAATGCAGCAAGTACCTGCTGTTGAAATTGATGGCGTCGCCCTTTCTCAGTCG TTGGCAGTAATCCAGTATATTGATGAGACCAGGCCCGAACCGCGCCTCTTGCCCTCAGACCCCATAAAAAGGGCCCACGTTAGGATGATAAGTGATCTCATTGCATCCGGGATTCAACCTCTGCAG AATTTACATGTGATCCAAAAGATTGGAGCGGAGAAGGTGCAGTGGGCGCAATACTTCATTAATCGAGGTTTTGAAG CTCTTGAGCCTCTGCTGAAGCAAACAGCGGGAAAATATTGTGTAGGCGATGAG ATATCCATGGCTGACGTCTGTCTGGTCCCACAAGTCTACAATGCAGAAAG GTTTAAAGTGGATCTGAGCTTGTATCCAACTATCCAAAGGCTAAATGAAACCTTAATGAAGATTGAGGCTTTCCAAGTGAGCCATCCATCATGCCAGCCGGACACGCCAGTTGAGCTGCGAGCTTAG
- the gstz1 gene encoding maleylacetoacetate isomerase isoform X2 translates to MSEQTKPVLHGYFRSSCSWRVRIAFALKGIEYDQVPVNLIKDGGQQLTEDYKTLNPMQQVPAVEIDGVALSQSLAVIQYIDETRPEPRLLPSDPIKRAHVRMISDLIASGIQPLQNLHVIQKIGAEKVQWAQYFINRGFEALEPLLKQTAGKYCVGDEISMADVCLVPQVYNAERFKVDLSLYPTIQRLNETLMKIEAFQVSHPSCQPDTPVELRA, encoded by the exons ATGTCTGAGCAAACCAAG CCTGTCCTCCATGGATATTTCAGAAGTTCTTGCTCATGGCGGGTGCGCATTG CTTTCGCCCTAAAAGGTATAGAATATGACCAAGTGCCAGTCAACCTGATCAAAGATGGAGGTCAGCAG CTCACAGAGGACTACAAGACTTTAAACCCAATGCAGCAAGTACCTGCTGTTGAAATTGATGGCGTCGCCCTTTCTCAGTCG TTGGCAGTAATCCAGTATATTGATGAGACCAGGCCCGAACCGCGCCTCTTGCCCTCAGACCCCATAAAAAGGGCCCACGTTAGGATGATAAGTGATCTCATTGCATCCGGGATTCAACCTCTGCAG AATTTACATGTGATCCAAAAGATTGGAGCGGAGAAGGTGCAGTGGGCGCAATACTTCATTAATCGAGGTTTTGAAG CTCTTGAGCCTCTGCTGAAGCAAACAGCGGGAAAATATTGTGTAGGCGATGAG ATATCCATGGCTGACGTCTGTCTGGTCCCACAAGTCTACAATGCAGAAAG GTTTAAAGTGGATCTGAGCTTGTATCCAACTATCCAAAGGCTAAATGAAACCTTAATGAAGATTGAGGCTTTCCAAGTGAGCCATCCATCATGCCAGCCGGACACGCCAGTTGAGCTGCGAGCTTAG